A single genomic interval of Gossypium raimondii isolate GPD5lz chromosome 11, ASM2569854v1, whole genome shotgun sequence harbors:
- the LOC105761590 gene encoding UPF0481 protein At3g47200 isoform X1: protein MSSTEEGGGPVGAVSTDQTIIDNNTNNDYVRIDMRFTDVPLSDGEVANLRSLYEAFYAGQPNFTAKPLIRKVPSALRRNEDFKKYFMPKVISIGPLHHDDLTLIESKELKLKLAAHFVKKVGVDGESLYSNIKKEMDGLRKCYDPQELENYSEDNKELAWMFFVDGCAILQAVYMRYDDDDDGKLFIKNDLLRFVYSDLFLLENQLPFRVLELLTSSSKNGEKFMDSIKRFIDDTVINPGEDSEWLWEQHKEGERIHLLHLLRVRLLVEEEKPWWWRFIERRFINEATTKRYHSRTIGTVKELKKAGITLKASETSCLTDISFNHIFFSGKLRLPPITVDDSTINLIAYEMCPDFDNDFTVTSYMCFLDLLIDEAEDVKDQRDAGILYNRLGSDEEVAKLFNKMNTDLVPSPMIYSGVKEKIHNHCKNMWINHAAQGYHTYFRSPWTFLAFLGAIAALTLSALQTYYAMHQQNQGSSNHKNQRLVEEP from the exons ATGTCGTCCACGGAGGAAGGAGGTGGCCCCGTCGGAGCAGTTTCCACTGATCAAACAATCATCGACAACAACACCAACAACGATTACGTGAGAATTGATATGCGGTTCACGGACGTCCCTCTCAGCGATGGCGAAGTAGCGAATCTCCGGTCATTATACGAAGCTTTCTACGCCGGCCAACCCAACTTCACTGCCAAACCATTAATACGAAAAGTCCCATCAGCCCTTCGCCGTAACGAAGATTTCAAGAAGTATTTCATGCCGAAAGTGATCTCAATCGGCCCACTCCACCACGATGATCTCACCCTCATTGAATCCAAGGAGCTCAAGCTCAAATTAGCAGCACATTTCGTAAAAAAAGTTGGCGTCGATGGGGAATCCTTGTACAGCAACATTAAGAAAGAGATGGATGGCTTGAGGAAATGCTATGATCCACAGGAATTAGAGAATTATAGCGAAGATAACAAGGAACTGGCTTGGATGTTCTTCGTTGACGGCTGCGCAATTTTACAAGCAGTTTACATGCGTtacgatgatgatgatgatggtaaattgtttattaaaaacgaTTTGCTGAGATTTGTGTACTCGGATCTGTTCTTGTTGGAAAACCAATTACCTTTTCGTGTTCTTGAATTGCTTACAAGCTCGAGCAAAAATGGCGAAAAGTTCATGGATTCAATCAAAAGGTTCATCGACGACACTGTTATCAACCCAGGCGAGGACAG tgaatggTTGTGGGAGCAGCACAAAGAAGGAGAGCGAATTCACTTATTGCATCTACTACGAGTAAGACTCCTTGTCGAAGAAGAAAAACCATGGTGGTGGCGTTTCATTGAACGCAGATTTATCAACGAAGCAACAACAAAACGGTACCATTCACGCACCATTGGTACCGTAAAAGAGCTTAAAAAGGCCGGGATAACGTTAAAAGCAAGCGAAACAAGTTGTTTAACCGACATCAGTTTCAACCATATCTTCTTCTCCGGAAAATTACGGTTACCGCCGATCACGGTTGATGATTCAACCATAAACTTAATAGCTTACGAAATGTGTCCGGATTTCGACAACGATTTCACCGTCACTTCTTATATGTGTTTCCTTGATTTATTGATCGATGAAGCCGAAGATGTTAAAGACCAGAGAGACGCCGGCATACTATACAATAGATTGGGGAGTGATGAAGAAGTGGCTAAGCTTTTCAATAAGATGAACACTGATTTGGTTCCTAGTCCGATGATTTACAGTGGGGTTAAAGAGAAAATACATAATCATTGTAAGAATATGTGGATTAATCATGCAGCTCAAGGTTATCATACTTATTTTAGGAGTCCTTGGACGTTTTTGGCATTTTTGGGTGCCATTGCTGCACTTACACTTAGTGCTTTGCAGACTTATTATGCCATGCATCAACAAAA CCAAGGATCATCCAACCACAAAAATCAAAGGCTGGTTGAAGAACCCTAA
- the LOC128034860 gene encoding UPF0481 protein At3g47200-like, producing MSSTEEGGGAVGVPGGAVSTDQTIATNTNPLDTIIPIPGTDFTLSNGELENLRSLDEAFNGNQLDPNAKPLIRRAPATLGRDEDFRKYFMPKVFPIGPLHDDDPTLHGSEKLKLRLVAHFVENIGVNNEILYNNIKTEIDGLKKCYDPKELEKYSNDDKDLAWMFFVDGCAILQAVYMRYGQDYNSTLKKRITNNEMLTFEYSDLFLLENQLPFRVLELLTSSSENGEKFMNAIKRFIDDTVITPADMKESQSHQQDSEWWPQQGERIHLLHLLRVRLLFKKENPWRYSRLWTPIFMLINRSNQTRTKRHHSRTFPNVIELKKAGIRLKASKTSCLTDISFNSIFFFGKLWLPPITIDGSTMNLIVYEFSPDFYNNFTVTSYMGFLVSLIGEAENVKELRDAGILYNRLSDEEVVKLYNKMNTDLAPSPMIYSYVEQQIHNHRENMWTKYPAKVYHNCFRTRWTFFAFVGAIAALLLSSLQTDYTIRQPK from the exons ATGTCGTCCACAGAGGAAGGAGGCGGAGCCGTCGGAGTTCCTGGCGGAGCAGTTTCCACTGATCAAACAATCGCCACCAACACCAATCCCCTAGACACGATCATTCCAATACCGGGTACGGACTTCACTCTCAGCAATGGCGAATTAGAGAATCTCCGGTCATTGGACGAAGCTTTCAACGGCAACCAACTCGATCCCAATGCCAAACCGTTGATACGAAGAGCCCCAGCAACCCTTGGCCGTGACGAAGATTTCAGGAAGTATTTCATGCCGAAAGTGTTCCCAATCGGCCCACTCCACGACGATGATCCCACCCTCCATGGATCCGAGAAGCTCAAGCTCAGATTAGTAGCACATTTCGTTGAAAACATTGGCGTCAATAACGAAATCTTGTACAACAACATAAAGACAGAGATTGATGGCTTGAAGAAATGCTATGATCCAAAGGAATTGGAGAAGTATAGCAACGATGACAAGGACCTGGCTTGGATGTTCTTCGTTGACGGCTGCGCAATTTTACAAGCAGTTTATATGCGTTATGGCCAAGATTATAATTCTACGCTGAAAAAACGGATTACTAATAACGAAATGCTGACATTTGAGTACTCGGATCTGTTCTTGTTGGAAAACCAATTACCTTTTCGTGTTCTTGAATTGCTTACAAGCTCGAGCGAAAATGGCGAAAAGTTCATGAATGCGATCAAAAGGTTCATCGACGACACTGTTATCACCCCAGCCGACATGAAAGAGTCACAATCACATCAGCAGGACAG TGAATGGTGGCCGCAGCAAGGAGAGCGAATTCATTTATTGCATCTACTTCGAGTAAGACTccttttcaaaaaagaaaatccatGGCGGTATTCTAGGCTTTGGACTCCAATTTTCATGTTGATAAATCGCAGCAACCAAACAAGAACAAAACGGCACCATTCACGCACCTTTCCTAACGTAATAGAGCTTAAAAAAGCCGGGATAAGGTTAAAAGCAAGCAAAACAAGTTGTTTAACCGACATCAGTTTCAACAGTATATTCTTCTTCGGAAAATTATGGTTACCGCCGATCACCATCGATGGTTCAACCATGAACTTAATAGTTTACGAATTCAGTCCGGATTTCTACAACAATTTCACCGTCACTTCATATATGGGTTTCCTTGTTTCATTGATCGGTGAAGCCGAAAATGTTAAGGAACTGAGAGACGCCGGTATACTATACAATAGATTGAGTGATGAAGAAGTGGTTAAGCTTTACAATAAGATGAACACTGATTTGGCTCCTAGTCCGATGATTTACAGTTATGTTGAACAGCAAATACATAATCATCGTGAGAATATGTGGACTAAATATCCAGCTAAAGTTTATCATAATTGTTTTAGGACACGTTGGACGTTTTTCGCATTTGTGGGTGCCATTGCTGcacttcttctttcttctttgcagACTGATTATACCATACGTCAACCAAAGTAA
- the LOC105761590 gene encoding UPF0481 protein At3g47200 isoform X2 — MSSTEEGGGPVGAVSTDQTIINNNTNNDYVRIDMRFTDPLSDGEVANLRSLYEAFYAGHPNFTAKPLIRKVLSALRRNEDFKKYFMPKVISIGPLHHDDLTLIESKKLKLKLAAHFVKKVDVDGESLYSNIKKEMDGLRKCYDPQELENYSDDNKELAWMFDGCAILQAVYMRYDNDDDDGKLFIKNDLLRFVYSDLFLLENQIPFRVLEMLTSSGDGKKFMDSIKRFIDDSVINPGEDSEWLWEQHKEGERIHLLHLLRVRLLVEEEKPWWWRFIERRFINEATTKRYHSRTIGTVKELKKAGITLKASETSCLTDISFNHIFFSGKLRLPPITVDDSTINLIAYEMCPDFDNDFTVTSYMCFLDLLIDEAEDVKDQRDAGILYNRLGSDEEVAKLFNKMNTDLVPSPMIYSGVKEKIHNHCKNMWINHAAQGYHTYFRSPWTFLAFLGAIAALTLSALQTYYAMHQQNQGSSNHKNQRLVEEP, encoded by the exons ATGTCGTCCACGGAGGAAGGAGGTGGCCCCGTCGGAGCAGTTTCCACTGATCAAACAATCATCAACAACAACACCAACAACGATTACGTGAGAATTGATATGCGGTTCACGGACCCTCTCAGCGATGGCGAAGTAGCGAATCTCCGGTCATTATACGAAGCTTTCTACGCCGGCCATCCCAACTTCACTGCCAAACCATTAATACGAAAAGTCCTATCAGCCCTTCGTCGTAACGAAGATTTCAAGAAGTATTTCATGCCGAAAGTGATCTCAATCGGCCCACTCCACCACGATGATCTCACCCTCATTGAATCCAAGAAGCTCAAGCTCAAATTAGCAGCACATTTCGTCAAAAAAGTTGACGTCGATGGGGAATCCTTGTACAGTAACATTAAGAAAGAGATGGATGGCTTGAGGAAATGCTATGATCCACAGGAATTAGAGAATTATAGCGACGATAACAAGGAACTGGCTTGGATGTTTGACGGCTGCGCAATTTTACAAGCAGTTTACATGCGTTacgataatgatgatgatgatggtaaattgtttattaaaaacgaTTTGCTGAGATTTGTGTACTCGGATCTGTTCTTGTTGGAAAACCAAATACCTTTTCGTGTTCTTGAAATGCTTACAAGCTCGGGGGATGGCAAAAAGTTCATGGATTCAATCAAAAGGTTCATCGACGACAGTGTTATCAACCCAGGCGAGGACAG tgaatggTTGTGGGAGCAGCACAAAGAAGGAGAGCGAATTCACTTATTGCATCTACTACGAGTAAGACTCCTTGTCGAAGAAGAAAAACCATGGTGGTGGCGTTTCATTGAACGCAGATTTATCAACGAAGCAACAACAAAACGGTACCATTCACGCACCATTGGTACCGTAAAAGAGCTTAAAAAGGCCGGGATAACGTTAAAAGCAAGCGAAACAAGTTGTTTAACCGACATCAGTTTCAACCATATCTTCTTCTCCGGAAAATTACGGTTACCGCCGATCACGGTTGATGATTCAACCATAAACTTAATAGCTTACGAAATGTGTCCGGATTTCGACAACGATTTCACCGTCACTTCTTATATGTGTTTCCTTGATTTATTGATCGATGAAGCCGAAGATGTTAAAGACCAGAGAGACGCCGGCATACTATACAATAGATTGGGGAGTGATGAAGAAGTGGCTAAGCTTTTCAATAAGATGAACACTGATTTGGTTCCTAGTCCGATGATTTACAGTGGGGTTAAAGAGAAAATACATAATCATTGTAAGAATATGTGGATTAATCATGCAGCTCAAGGTTATCATACTTATTTTAGGAGTCCTTGGACGTTTTTGGCATTTTTGGGTGCCATTGCTGCACTTACACTTAGTGCTTTGCAGACTTATTATGCCATGCATCAACAAAA CCAAGGATCATCCAACCACAAAAATCAAAGGCTGGTTGAAGAACCCTAA
- the LOC105761590 gene encoding UPF0481 protein At3g47200 isoform X3 — MSSTEEGGGPVGAVSTDQTIIDNNTNNDYVRIDMRFTDVPLSDGEVANLRSLYEAFYAGQPNFTAKPLIRKVPSALRRNEDFKKYFMPKVISIGPLHHDDLTLIESKELKLKLAAHFVKKVGVDGESLYSNIKKEMDGLRKCYDPQELENYSEDNKELAWMFFVDGCAILQAVYMRYDDDDDGKLFIKNDLLRFVYSDLFLLENQLPFRVLELLTSSSKNGEKFMDSIKRFIDDTVINPGEDSEWLWEQHKEGERIHLLHLLRVRLLVEEEKPWWWRFIERRFINEATTKRYHSRTIGTVKELKKAGITLKASETSCLTDISFNHIFFSGKLRLPPITVDDSTINLIAYEMCPDFDNDFTVTSYMCFLDLLIDEAEDVKDLRDAGILYNRLGSDEEVAKLFNKMNTDLVPSPMIYSGVKEKIHNHCKNMWINHAAQGYHTYFRSPWTFLAFLGAIAALTLSALQTYYAMHQQNQGSSKHKN; from the exons ATGTCGTCCACGGAGGAAGGAGGTGGCCCCGTCGGAGCAGTTTCCACTGATCAAACAATCATCGACAACAACACCAACAACGATTACGTGAGAATTGATATGCGGTTCACGGACGTCCCTCTCAGCGATGGCGAAGTAGCGAATCTCCGGTCATTATACGAAGCTTTCTACGCCGGCCAACCCAACTTCACTGCCAAACCATTAATACGAAAAGTCCCATCAGCCCTTCGCCGTAACGAAGATTTCAAGAAGTATTTCATGCCGAAAGTGATCTCAATCGGCCCACTCCACCACGATGATCTCACCCTCATTGAATCCAAGGAGCTCAAGCTCAAATTAGCAGCACATTTCGTAAAAAAAGTTGGCGTCGATGGGGAATCCTTGTACAGCAACATTAAGAAAGAGATGGATGGCTTGAGGAAATGCTATGATCCACAGGAATTAGAGAATTATAGCGAAGATAACAAGGAACTGGCTTGGATGTTCTTCGTTGACGGCTGCGCAATTTTACAAGCAGTTTACATGCGTtacgatgatgatgatgatggtaaattgtttattaaaaacgaTTTGCTGAGATTTGTGTACTCGGATCTGTTCTTGTTGGAAAACCAATTACCTTTTCGTGTTCTTGAATTGCTTACAAGCTCGAGCAAAAATGGCGAAAAGTTCATGGATTCAATCAAAAGGTTCATCGACGACACTGTTATCAACCCAGGCGAGGACAG tgaatggTTGTGGGAGCAGCACAAAGAAGGAGAGCGAATTCACTTATTGCATCTACTACGAGTAAGACTCCTTGTCGAAGAAGAAAAACCATGGTGGTGGCGTTTCATTGAACGCAGATTTATCAACGAAGCAACAACAAAACGGTACCATTCACGCACCATTGGTACCGTAAAAGAGCTTAAAAAGGCCGGAATAACGTTAAAAGCAAGCGAAACAAGTTGTTTAACCGACATCAGTTTCAACCATATCTTCTTCTCCGGAAAATTACGGTTACCGCCGATCACGGTTGATGATTCAACCATAAACTTAATAGCTTACGAAATGTGTCCGGATTTCGACAACGATTTCACCGTCACTTCTTATATGTGTTTCCTTGATTTATTGATCGATGAAGCCGAAGATGTTAAAGACCTGAGAGACGCCGGCATACTATACAATAGATTGGGGAGTGATGAAGAGGTGGCTAAGCTTTTCAATAAGATGAACACTGATTTGGTTCCTAGTCCGATGATTTACAGTGGGGTTAAAGAGAAAATACATAATCATTGTAAGAATATGTGGATTAATCATGCAGCTCAAGGTTATCATACTTATTTTAGGAGTCCTTGGACGTTTTTGGCATTTTTGGGTGCCATTGCTGCACTTACTCTTAGTGCTTTGCAGACTTATTATGCCATGCATCAACAAAA CCAAGGATCAtccaaacacaaaaattaa
- the LOC128034859 gene encoding UPF0481 protein At3g47200-like: protein MSSTEKGGLAVGAVATDQAITTNTNPLDTIIPLPGTDLTLSSGELKNLRSLDKAFDGNQLDPKAKPLIQRVPPILGRHEDFRKYFKPRVVSIGPLHHDDPTLHGSEKLKLKLAAHFVKNIGFNKETLYNNMKTEIGGLKKCYDPKELEKYSNDDQKLAWMFFVDGCAILQAVYMRYGQDYNPTRNELFIKNQLLTFVYSDLFLLENQLPFRVLELLTSSSKNGEKFMKAIKRFIDDTVITPADMKEPQSHQQDSEWWEQQEEERIHLLHLLRARLLFNGEKKENLWQHSRFCTRFFRYLINRSNQTGTKWHHSHTICNIKELKNAGIRLKASKTSCLTDISFNSMFFVGNLWLPPVIVDDSTGPKFMNLIAYEMCPDFNNDFTVTSYMCFLDSLIDEAEDVKALRHASILYNELGSDEEVAKLFNKMNTDLVPSPMIYSYVEQQIHNHCKKMWINYAAQAYNTLFGSPSTCLAFVAAIAALYLCALQTYYTIHQSK from the exons ATGTCGTCCACGGAGAAAGGAGGCCTCGCCGTCGGAGCAGTTGCCACTGATCAAGCAATCACCACCAACACCAATCCCCTAGACACGATCATTCCATTGCCGGGTACGGACCTCACTCTCAGCAGTGGCGAATTAAAGAATCTCCGGTCATTAGACAAAGCTTTCGACGGCAACCAACTCGACCCCAAAGCCAAACCATTGATTCAAAGAGTCCCACCAATCCTTGGCCGTCACGAAGATTTCAGGAAGTATTTCAAGCCGAGAGTGGTCTCAATCGGCCCACTCCACCACGATGATCCCACCCTCCATGGATCCGAGAAGCTCAAGCTCAAATTAGCAGCACATTTCGTCAAAAACATTGGCTTCAATAAGGAAACCTTGTACAACAACATGAAGACAGAGATCGGTGGATTGAAGAAATGCTATGATCCAAAGGAATTAGAAAAGTATAGCAACGATGACCAGAAACTGGCTTGGATGTTCTTCGTTGACGGCTGCGCAATTTTACAAGCAGTTTATATGCGTTACGGCCAAGATTATAATCCTACGCGGAAcgaattgtttattaaaaaccaatTGCTGACATTTGTGTACTCGGATCTGTTCTTGTTGGAGAACCAATTACCTTTTCGTGTTCTTGAATTGCTTACAAGCTCGAGCAAAAATGGCGAAAAGTTCATGAAGGCGATCAAAAGGTTCATCGACGACACTGTTATCACCCCAGCCGACATGAAAGAGCCACAATCACACCAGCAGGACAG TGAATGGTGGGAGCAGCAAGAAGAAGAGCGAATTCACTTATTGCATCTACTACGAGCAAGACTCCTTTTcaatggagaaaaaaaagaaaatctgtGGCAGCATTCTAGGTTTTGCACTCGATTTTTCAGGTACTTGATAAATCGCAGCAACCAAACAGGAACAAAATGGCACCATTCACACACCATTTGTAACATAAAAGAGCTTAAAAACGCCGGGATAAGGTTAAAAGCAAGCAAAACAAGTTGTTTGACCGACATCAGTTTCAACAGTATGTTCTTCGTCGGAAATTTATGGTTGCCGCCAGTCATCGTCGATGATTCAACCGGTCCTAAATTCATGAACTTAATAGCTTACGAAATGTGTCCGGATTTCAACAACGATTTCACGGTCACTTCATATATGTGTTTCCTTGATTCATTGATCGATGAAGCCGAAGATGTTAAAGCCCTGAGACACGCCAGCATACTATACAACGAACTGGGGAGTGATGAAGAAGTGGCTAAGCTTTTCAATAAGATGAACACTGATTTGGTTCCTAGTCCGATGATTTACAGTTATGTTGAACAGCAAATACATAATCATTGTAAGAAAATGTGGATTAATTATGCAGCTCAAGCTTATAATACTCTTTTTGGGAGTCCTTCGACGTGTTTGGCATTTGTGGCTGCCATTGCTGCACTTTATCTTTGTGCTTTGCAGACTTATTATACCATACATCAATCAAAGTAA